A genomic segment from Candidatus Zixiibacteriota bacterium encodes:
- a CDS encoding ABC transporter permease, producing MTLLLNYSYRNIFARKLTSILTVFGIALVVFVFCAVLMLSNGLSTTLVSTGEDDNAIVIRRASQTEVQSIIYRDMANAIKADEAIAKDDNGTPLVTSEILVLINQPKRGTDEPSNVPVRGVAEMSIRMRPEFKIVEGRMWQPGTSEIIAGKKVAESFQGCGLGETVRFGMREWTVVGVFETNGSGFESELWGDVDQLMDAFGRPVFSSLTMRLADPGDFDAFKQKLENDPRYTIEVMREKDYYEEQSKFTTIFINALGVTISIIFSLGAIVGAMITMYAAVANRTVEIGTLRALGFSRRSVLAAFLIESLLIALIGGTFGVLAASFLRFVQVSTTNWNTFAEIAFSFELSPQIVIDALIFAVIMGFVGGFLPAVRAARFRIINALRAK from the coding sequence ATGACACTGCTGCTGAACTATTCGTACAGAAACATATTTGCCCGCAAGCTGACATCGATTCTGACTGTCTTTGGCATCGCGCTGGTAGTTTTTGTCTTCTGTGCCGTACTGATGCTGTCCAACGGTCTCAGCACCACCCTCGTTTCCACCGGCGAGGATGACAATGCCATCGTGATAAGAAGAGCTTCCCAAACCGAAGTCCAGTCTATCATCTACCGCGACATGGCCAATGCCATCAAGGCCGATGAAGCTATTGCAAAAGACGACAACGGAACCCCGCTGGTCACCTCCGAGATTCTCGTGCTCATCAACCAGCCCAAGCGCGGAACCGATGAACCCAGCAATGTGCCGGTGCGGGGCGTTGCCGAGATGTCTATCCGGATGCGGCCGGAATTTAAGATAGTGGAAGGTAGAATGTGGCAACCCGGGACTTCGGAAATTATCGCCGGTAAGAAAGTAGCGGAGTCGTTTCAGGGATGCGGCCTCGGTGAAACAGTTCGCTTTGGAATGCGAGAATGGACCGTGGTCGGAGTCTTTGAGACGAATGGCTCCGGCTTTGAGTCGGAGTTGTGGGGTGATGTCGATCAGCTCATGGATGCTTTCGGACGTCCGGTGTTTTCATCGCTTACCATGAGACTTGCCGATCCGGGAGATTTCGACGCTTTCAAACAAAAACTGGAAAACGACCCCAGGTACACAATCGAAGTGATGCGAGAGAAGGATTATTACGAGGAACAGTCTAAGTTCACCACGATTTTCATCAACGCCCTGGGCGTGACTATCTCCATAATATTCTCCCTCGGAGCGATTGTCGGGGCTATGATCACGATGTACGCCGCTGTAGCTAACAGAACCGTTGAGATTGGCACTTTGCGCGCGCTCGGTTTCAGCCGGCGCTCTGTTCTGGCTGCGTTTCTTATCGAGTCGCTTCTGATTGCCCTGATAGGTGGCACTTTTGGGGTGTTAGCCGCGAGCTTCCTGAGGTTCGTTCAAGTATCAACGACCAATTGGAACACGTTCGCCGAGATAGCTTTCTCGTTTGAATTATCGCCTCAGATAGTCATCGATGCTCTTATTTTCGCCGTCATAATGGGATTCGTCGGAGGCTTTCTCCCCGCTGTTCGGGCAGCCCGTTTCCGCATCATCAACGCTCTTCGCGCGAAATAG
- a CDS encoding glutamine--tRNA ligase/YqeY domain fusion protein, with the protein MKSPHEQTDRSSDKSKSDDPAGNTESASRTTNFIREIIDDDIKNNKNDGRVHTRFPPEPNGYLHIGHAKSILLNYGIACDYNGKFNLRFDDTNPIKEEVEFVESMIEDIKWLDVDWEDRLFYASDYFEQLYEYAVKLIKDGKAYVDDLSADEIREHRGTLTEAGKESPHRNRTVQENLDLFERMRKGEFPDGSRTLRAKIDMASGNLNMRDPVMYRILHATHHRAGDKWCIYPMYDWTHGQSDSIEKITHSICTLEFEDHRPLYDWFIEQLGIFHPQQIEFARLNLNYTVMSKRKLRALVEEGKVASWDDPRMPTISGFRRRGYTPSAIRAFMDKVGVAKRDSMVDIALLEHCLREDLNLTAPRVMAVLRPLKVVIENYPDGQVEELEAVNNPEDPSMGTRKIPFAREIFIERDDFREDPPKKFFRLSPGREVRLKHAYFIKCEKVIKDEKTGEIIELRCTYDPATKSGSASDGRKVKGTLHWVSASHAVKTEVRLYDHLFTTEDPDEHEDFRLALNPNSLEIIDDCFVEPGLREASAGDRYQFLRHGYFCVDSKDSTAGRPVFNRTVQLRDSWAKIEMANKQE; encoded by the coding sequence ATGAAATCGCCGCATGAACAGACCGATAGATCTTCGGATAAAAGCAAAAGTGATGACCCGGCCGGAAACACCGAGAGTGCTTCCAGGACGACCAATTTCATCCGGGAGATTATCGATGATGACATCAAGAACAACAAAAACGATGGCCGGGTGCACACGCGCTTTCCTCCGGAGCCGAATGGATATCTCCACATTGGTCATGCCAAGTCAATACTGCTCAACTACGGTATAGCCTGTGATTATAACGGGAAGTTCAACCTCCGGTTCGATGATACCAATCCGATCAAAGAAGAGGTTGAATTCGTTGAGTCAATGATCGAGGATATCAAATGGCTCGATGTCGACTGGGAAGACAGGCTCTTTTATGCCTCGGACTATTTTGAGCAGTTGTATGAATACGCGGTCAAGCTGATAAAGGACGGTAAGGCGTATGTCGATGATCTGAGCGCCGATGAGATCCGGGAACATCGCGGGACACTAACCGAAGCCGGTAAAGAGAGTCCTCATAGAAACCGCACGGTGCAGGAGAACCTCGACCTGTTCGAGCGCATGCGCAAAGGAGAGTTCCCGGACGGCTCGCGCACGCTTCGCGCCAAAATAGATATGGCTTCCGGAAACCTCAACATGCGCGATCCCGTTATGTACCGGATTCTGCACGCCACCCACCACCGCGCCGGGGACAAATGGTGTATTTATCCCATGTACGACTGGACTCACGGGCAGTCTGATTCGATTGAGAAGATCACTCATTCCATCTGTACTCTGGAGTTCGAGGATCATCGACCGTTATATGATTGGTTTATAGAACAACTGGGCATATTCCACCCCCAGCAGATTGAATTTGCGCGCCTTAACCTGAATTACACGGTGATGAGCAAACGAAAACTTCGCGCGCTGGTTGAGGAGGGCAAGGTGGCCAGCTGGGATGATCCCCGTATGCCGACCATCTCCGGATTCCGTCGTCGTGGTTACACGCCATCGGCGATTCGCGCTTTCATGGACAAGGTCGGCGTCGCCAAGCGCGACAGCATGGTTGATATCGCGCTTCTGGAGCACTGTCTGCGCGAGGATTTGAACCTAACTGCGCCAAGAGTGATGGCGGTATTGCGACCCCTTAAGGTCGTAATCGAGAACTATCCTGATGGTCAGGTGGAAGAGCTTGAGGCCGTTAACAATCCGGAAGATCCATCCATGGGCACGCGGAAGATTCCGTTCGCGAGAGAAATATTTATAGAGCGCGATGATTTCCGCGAGGATCCGCCCAAAAAGTTTTTCCGTTTGTCGCCCGGTCGGGAGGTTCGCTTGAAGCACGCTTATTTTATCAAATGCGAAAAGGTCATAAAAGACGAAAAGACCGGTGAAATAATAGAGCTGCGGTGTACTTACGACCCGGCGACCAAGAGCGGTTCGGCTTCGGATGGCCGCAAGGTCAAGGGCACCCTTCACTGGGTGTCGGCGTCGCATGCTGTCAAGACCGAGGTTCGGTTGTACGATCATTTGTTCACGACCGAGGACCCTGATGAGCACGAGGATTTCCGCCTGGCGTTGAACCCGAACTCGCTTGAGATTATCGACGACTGTTTTGTTGAACCGGGTTTGCGTGAGGCTTCCGCCGGCGATCGCTATCAATTCCTGCGACACGGTTATTTCTGTGTCGACTCGAAAGACTCAACCGCCGGTCGCCCGGTTTTCAATCGGACGGTGCAACTTCGCGACAGCTGGGCGAAAATTGAAATGGCAAATAAACAAGAATAG
- a CDS encoding redoxin domain-containing protein: MNPDGTQHLERDKVRLEVNDPAPDFTLPTHNEGELNLAWYRGRKNVILAFYPGDWTPVCATQIPEYQRVFEQFDRYDSQLLCVSVDSVPCHKAWAKSLGGVSFPLMSDYYPHGEIARKYGVLSDRGYAERAVFLIDKQGIIRYIERVKISQLPDNERLFKELARLQ, from the coding sequence ATGAATCCTGACGGCACGCAGCATCTTGAACGGGATAAAGTACGGTTGGAGGTCAACGATCCGGCGCCGGATTTTACTCTCCCGACGCACAACGAAGGGGAGCTTAATCTCGCCTGGTATCGGGGACGCAAGAACGTAATTCTGGCTTTCTATCCCGGCGATTGGACGCCGGTATGCGCGACCCAGATCCCCGAATATCAGCGGGTATTTGAGCAGTTCGACAGGTACGATAGTCAGCTTCTGTGCGTTTCGGTCGATTCAGTGCCGTGTCACAAGGCCTGGGCCAAATCGCTGGGAGGTGTGTCATTTCCTTTGATGTCGGATTACTATCCGCACGGTGAAATAGCTCGCAAGTATGGCGTGCTTTCCGATCGTGGTTACGCCGAACGGGCTGTTTTCTTGATCGACAAGCAGGGCATAATCCGATATATCGAAAGAGTCAAGATATCGCAGCTTCCGGATAACGAGAGACTGTTCAAAGAACTGGCGCGCCTGCAGTAA
- a CDS encoding ferritin family protein has product MSDSKEKVAQVLKVAIKGEEDGFYFYNLLYEKAVNQDARRKLETLRDDEARHKATLIEMYQKYIGGEVGQLPAKGLTALAEVFRKGHLEQRKTEMDFINLAIEAELAATKYYQEQKNVVGDPFFSAVFDQLAEEEHRHYELLMAEKDALGGNYFWFEYGDTSPLEH; this is encoded by the coding sequence ATGTCAGACTCAAAAGAAAAGGTTGCCCAGGTTCTCAAGGTGGCCATCAAGGGTGAAGAAGACGGCTTCTACTTTTACAACTTGCTGTACGAGAAGGCCGTAAATCAGGATGCCAGGAGGAAGCTGGAAACGCTGCGAGATGACGAAGCTCGCCACAAGGCAACGCTGATTGAAATGTACCAGAAGTATATAGGGGGCGAAGTTGGACAATTGCCCGCTAAAGGCCTGACGGCGCTTGCCGAAGTTTTCCGTAAGGGTCATCTTGAACAACGAAAAACGGAGATGGATTTTATAAATCTGGCTATCGAGGCCGAATTGGCGGCTACGAAGTACTACCAGGAGCAAAAGAACGTTGTCGGCGATCCTTTTTTCAGCGCCGTATTCGATCAACTGGCCGAAGAGGAACACCGTCACTACGAGCTTCTGATGGCGGAGAAGGATGCTCTTGGCGGCAATTATTTCTGGTTTGAGTATGGTGATACATCACCGCTGGAGCATTAG
- a CDS encoding SDR family oxidoreductase, producing MELKGKVAFVSGGTKGIGRCIAEKLAEQGAHVVVNYFRSRQAANETVEKIRSYGVDSYAHRANMGNHDQIPAIFEGIKERFGKLDILISNAALGLFTSMLNIDDKAWDLSMHTNARAFLNSVQLASPIMPNHSRIVTLSSLGSIRYIPGYASIGVSKAAIENMVKYMAIELAPRHITVNCVSGGFIDTNALKSFPNYQQMLDEVSQRTPFKRVGKPEEVADVVVFLAGPKATWITGQTVIVDGGYSLM from the coding sequence ATGGAATTAAAAGGAAAAGTTGCATTTGTATCAGGGGGTACCAAAGGTATCGGACGATGTATAGCTGAGAAGCTGGCCGAGCAGGGGGCTCATGTGGTCGTCAACTATTTTCGTTCCCGTCAGGCGGCCAACGAGACGGTGGAGAAGATCAGGAGCTACGGGGTCGATTCTTATGCGCATCGCGCCAACATGGGCAATCATGACCAGATCCCGGCGATTTTCGAAGGAATCAAGGAACGATTCGGAAAGCTGGATATTCTGATATCGAACGCGGCCCTGGGGTTGTTTACGAGTATGCTGAACATCGACGACAAGGCGTGGGATCTGTCGATGCACACCAACGCCCGCGCTTTTCTTAACAGCGTGCAGCTGGCGTCGCCGATAATGCCGAATCACAGCAGGATTGTTACACTTTCGTCGCTCGGTTCCATCCGTTATATCCCCGGGTACGCGTCGATCGGTGTCTCGAAAGCGGCAATCGAGAATATGGTCAAGTATATGGCCATTGAACTGGCGCCAAGACACATCACGGTCAACTGCGTCTCCGGCGGATTTATCGACACCAACGCTCTAAAGAGTTTTCCCAACTATCAGCAGATGCTCGATGAAGTCTCGCAGCGCACGCCGTTCAAGCGGGTGGGCAAACCGGAAGAGGTTGCTGATGTAGTCGTGTTTCTTGCCGGGCCGAAGGCTACCTGGATCACCGGTCAGACTGTCATTGTCGACGGTGGATATTCGCTGATGTAA
- a CDS encoding peroxiredoxin, with amino-acid sequence MAKKEIMPLPVGSTAPDFDLEASTGGRLSSKDLRGRFAVIVFYPKNNTPGUNRQLEALEHYRPQFEALNTQVLAINPAPVVSQRNYAGKKNFGFPILSDPGEKVLASYRSQKPGGKGVLRTVYGTGPDGKIIFGERGHASYDEIIETIKKLT; translated from the coding sequence ATGGCGAAAAAGGAAATCATGCCTTTGCCGGTCGGTTCAACAGCCCCGGATTTTGATCTGGAGGCGTCGACCGGGGGACGGCTGAGTTCGAAGGACCTGAGAGGCAGATTCGCCGTAATTGTATTTTATCCCAAGAATAACACCCCTGGCTGAAACCGTCAGCTCGAGGCATTGGAGCATTATCGTCCTCAGTTCGAGGCGTTGAATACACAGGTCCTGGCCATAAACCCGGCCCCGGTTGTCTCCCAACGGAACTATGCCGGGAAGAAGAATTTCGGCTTTCCGATTTTGTCCGACCCCGGTGAAAAGGTGCTGGCTTCTTATCGGAGCCAGAAGCCCGGTGGCAAGGGCGTCTTGAGGACCGTTTATGGTACCGGCCCGGACGGCAAGATTATTTTCGGCGAGCGGGGCCACGCCAGCTACGACGAAATTATCGAGACAATCAAGAAACTCACCTGA
- a CDS encoding rubredoxin-like domain-containing protein produces the protein MEYVCEVCGYVHDGEELPDMCPVCGAPKSKFSEWTEDDPEFLTDETVEDDIDNFEEDLYGDYEE, from the coding sequence ATGGAGTATGTGTGCGAGGTGTGCGGTTATGTTCATGATGGGGAAGAACTGCCGGACATGTGCCCCGTGTGTGGCGCTCCTAAAAGTAAGTTTTCGGAGTGGACCGAAGACGACCCAGAGTTTCTGACCGATGAGACAGTCGAGGACGACATCGACAATTTCGAAGAAGATCTCTATGGGGATTATGAGGAATGA
- a CDS encoding NAD(P)/FAD-dependent oxidoreductase, producing the protein MHADKATEKIYDVTFVGAGPVALYGMYYSGLRRMKSKVIDMLGEVGGGLMALYPEKYIYDVAGFPKVLAKDLVKQLRRQADQYEHTYCLEEKVVGLERRSDGVIRLVTDKDEHFSKTVIVCAGLGAYVPKRLDIPNVRELEGAGVYYFVRRLHDFVDRDILIVGGGDSAFDYSMMLEPVARSITHIHRNDFFSAHEDSVRRVMESSVDLRFPFWELKEIEGDDWVHHSTIVQSQTGEQERLKVDAVIFNVGFITNLGPIGDWGLEIDKNAIAVDSRMRTNIEGVYAAGDIVTYDGKLKLISTGCGEVAIAVNNAKNYIDPKAKVSPGHSTDRHELVMKKIAREKQKAKDRE; encoded by the coding sequence ATGCACGCGGATAAAGCTACAGAAAAAATCTACGACGTTACCTTTGTCGGCGCCGGCCCCGTTGCCCTGTACGGTATGTACTACAGCGGTCTTCGGCGCATGAAGTCGAAAGTGATTGATATGCTCGGCGAGGTGGGCGGCGGTCTGATGGCGCTGTATCCCGAGAAATATATCTACGATGTCGCCGGTTTTCCGAAGGTGCTCGCCAAGGATCTCGTTAAACAACTCCGTCGGCAGGCCGACCAGTACGAACATACCTACTGTCTGGAGGAGAAGGTGGTCGGGCTGGAGAGAAGGTCGGACGGTGTAATCAGGTTGGTGACGGACAAGGACGAGCATTTTTCCAAAACAGTGATTGTGTGCGCCGGACTTGGAGCCTATGTCCCCAAGCGATTAGACATCCCGAACGTGAGAGAGCTCGAAGGCGCCGGGGTGTATTATTTCGTGCGACGATTGCACGATTTCGTTGACAGGGATATTCTCATAGTCGGCGGAGGCGACTCGGCGTTCGATTATTCAATGATGCTCGAGCCGGTGGCGCGCTCGATAACGCACATTCATCGCAATGATTTCTTCTCGGCGCACGAGGATTCCGTTCGCAGGGTCATGGAATCATCGGTAGATCTCAGATTTCCTTTCTGGGAGTTAAAGGAGATCGAGGGTGATGATTGGGTGCACCACTCTACCATAGTTCAGTCGCAGACAGGCGAACAGGAGAGGCTCAAAGTTGATGCCGTTATCTTCAATGTCGGTTTTATCACCAACCTTGGGCCGATAGGGGACTGGGGGCTTGAAATCGACAAAAACGCCATCGCGGTGGACAGCCGCATGCGTACAAATATAGAAGGCGTTTATGCTGCCGGTGATATTGTCACTTATGACGGCAAGTTGAAATTGATTTCGACGGGATGCGGTGAAGTGGCTATTGCCGTCAACAACGCGAAAAACTATATTGACCCGAAAGCCAAGGTCAGTCCGGGGCACTCGACAGACAGACATGAACTGGTTATGAAAAAGATTGCCCGGGAAAAGCAAAAGGCGAAAGACAGGGAATAG
- the nadA gene encoding quinolinate synthase NadA has product MYFTLPQQYREASTDDLKESITAARRQLGKKLVILTHHYQRIEVVANGDYVGDSYGLSKIAAEQTDVEYIVFCGVHFMAEAADILTDESKKVYLPNPLAGCPMADMAEMADVMEAWKYLEKFGGDEVFMPISYMNTAAGLKAFTGRHGGLICTSSNADAAYKWAFARRKKLFFFPDEHLGYNSGIKFGLKPEEMVVWDFSRDDGGLLPKQIEKARVILWKGHCHVHTNFTAEHVREVRRQYPGVKVVVHPECPHEVVDLADAAGSTKFIVDYCRKAPAGSTIAIGTEINLINRMAHEHPDKTIIELSGQTCPVCANMYRTTLNDLAYTLENLGEIKPIRVTEPVRSEALLALEKMLEVS; this is encoded by the coding sequence ATGTATTTTACACTTCCACAGCAGTACCGTGAAGCTTCGACCGACGACCTCAAAGAGAGCATCACGGCGGCAAGACGGCAGTTGGGAAAGAAACTCGTAATCCTCACGCATCATTATCAGCGCATAGAAGTCGTGGCCAACGGAGATTATGTCGGCGACAGTTATGGTCTCTCGAAGATCGCCGCCGAGCAGACCGATGTTGAGTACATTGTGTTTTGCGGTGTGCATTTCATGGCCGAGGCCGCTGATATTCTCACGGATGAATCCAAGAAGGTATATTTGCCCAATCCTCTGGCCGGATGCCCGATGGCCGACATGGCGGAGATGGCGGATGTCATGGAGGCGTGGAAATATCTCGAGAAATTCGGCGGTGATGAGGTTTTCATGCCCATTTCGTATATGAACACGGCCGCCGGTCTCAAGGCCTTTACTGGCCGGCACGGTGGATTGATATGCACTTCCTCGAATGCCGATGCCGCCTACAAGTGGGCGTTTGCCAGACGCAAGAAGCTGTTTTTCTTTCCGGATGAGCATCTTGGTTACAACAGCGGCATCAAGTTCGGACTGAAGCCGGAAGAAATGGTAGTCTGGGATTTCTCGCGCGATGACGGGGGACTTTTGCCGAAGCAAATCGAAAAGGCAAGAGTGATTTTGTGGAAGGGGCACTGCCACGTTCATACCAATTTCACCGCCGAGCACGTGCGCGAGGTTCGCCGGCAGTATCCCGGAGTGAAAGTAGTGGTTCATCCGGAATGTCCCCACGAGGTCGTGGATCTGGCGGATGCGGCCGGTTCGACCAAATTCATCGTCGATTATTGCCGCAAGGCGCCTGCCGGCTCGACCATAGCGATCGGCACGGAGATAAATCTGATTAACCGGATGGCCCATGAGCATCCGGACAAGACCATCATCGAGCTGTCAGGCCAGACTTGTCCGGTGTGTGCCAATATGTATCGCACGACCCTCAATGACCTCGCCTATACTCTTGAGAATCTGGGCGAAATCAAACCGATTCGGGTGACGGAACCTGTTAGAAGCGAAGCGCTTCTGGCTCTTGAGAAGATGCTTGAGGTCAGCTGA
- the lipB gene encoding lipoyl(octanoyl) transferase LipB — protein MAATTNKTSPGWVLKLGKIEFERVLEWQHGLVKLRKEGMARDTLILVEHPPVVTVGKDGHKENFENLTTKPYFIERGGDVTYHGPGQLVVYFIFNLARRGRDLHLFMSNIQDGIIRALIEYGIEAKKGEEYTGVWVGEKKIASLGVAVRSWISFHGAAINLNVDLNEFTAINPCGLAPEIMTSAKNLLGQDIDLQHFGDTLLDKYAAIFDLKFYPVRLEEIAEDIESQAGGNVI, from the coding sequence ATGGCTGCGACGACGAACAAAACCTCACCCGGCTGGGTCCTGAAGCTCGGTAAGATCGAATTTGAGCGAGTGCTTGAGTGGCAGCATGGGCTGGTTAAACTTCGCAAGGAGGGAATGGCCAGAGATACGCTGATTCTTGTCGAGCATCCGCCGGTGGTCACCGTGGGGAAAGACGGCCACAAAGAGAATTTCGAAAACCTGACCACCAAGCCATACTTTATCGAACGCGGGGGAGATGTTACCTATCACGGTCCCGGTCAGCTTGTGGTCTATTTTATTTTCAACCTGGCACGCCGGGGGCGGGACCTTCATCTGTTCATGTCGAACATACAGGATGGCATCATAAGGGCACTCATCGAATATGGCATAGAGGCCAAAAAAGGCGAGGAATACACCGGCGTATGGGTTGGTGAAAAAAAGATTGCATCGCTGGGAGTTGCGGTCAGAAGCTGGATATCGTTTCACGGCGCGGCGATTAATCTGAATGTAGACCTTAACGAGTTTACCGCGATCAACCCGTGCGGACTCGCTCCCGAAATTATGACATCCGCGAAAAACCTTCTGGGCCAGGATATAGATCTGCAGCATTTCGGCGATACACTCCTGGACAAATATGCCGCTATTTTCGACTTAAAATTTTACCCGGTGAGGCTCGAAGAGATCGCCGAGGATATAGAGTCACAGGCCGGCGGCAACGTCATCTAA
- a CDS encoding dihydrolipoamide acetyltransferase family protein: MALDVLVPQMGESVLEGTILEWKVKIGDPVKLNQPLVELMTDKVNVEIPAEAEGTLTHQFAKEGDVVPVGTRIAVIDDGKGEAAPRPQAKPSPEAPKAETPAAEKAAPAPAKPPKPQQEIKATAEIGKGKMSPKVKVLIREYSLDPSTITPTGKEGRVTVDDVMRAVEARSASAGFTMGPIPPPPLPMVSKPSASAEQKAAPETPREPLVKVEIPTFEPLPANRRETRIPLAGIRKVISDHMVRSVQTSPHVTTFEDIDFTELVKLREEIKNSFVNTYGAKITYMPFIIKAAGAALHEFPKLNASMTEKEIVFKNFYNIGVAVARDEGLIVPVIKDADKKTIVELAVELDSIGRRARKNQLTPDDVSGGTFSITNAGMFGAAASTPIINQPQVAILGVHAIIKKPWVVDGEIVIRDISSFGLSFDHRLIDGHVAVQFLHRVHEYLADPRKLLLQLR; the protein is encoded by the coding sequence ATGGCGTTAGATGTTTTGGTCCCTCAGATGGGAGAATCGGTCCTGGAGGGCACGATTCTGGAGTGGAAGGTCAAGATCGGAGATCCGGTAAAGCTAAATCAGCCGCTGGTGGAATTGATGACCGATAAGGTCAATGTGGAAATACCGGCTGAGGCCGAAGGGACACTGACTCATCAGTTTGCCAAGGAGGGAGATGTTGTTCCGGTGGGCACCCGGATAGCCGTTATTGACGACGGTAAAGGTGAGGCGGCTCCACGGCCGCAGGCGAAGCCTTCCCCTGAAGCGCCTAAAGCAGAAACGCCCGCGGCCGAAAAGGCTGCCCCGGCCCCCGCAAAACCACCTAAACCGCAGCAGGAGATCAAAGCTACAGCCGAAATCGGCAAGGGGAAAATGTCCCCCAAAGTAAAGGTTCTTATTCGCGAATATTCCCTGGATCCTTCGACTATAACCCCCACGGGCAAGGAAGGCCGGGTGACGGTTGATGATGTCATGCGGGCAGTTGAGGCGAGGTCAGCCTCGGCCGGATTTACGATGGGGCCGATTCCACCCCCACCTCTGCCGATGGTCTCAAAACCATCCGCTTCGGCCGAACAGAAAGCCGCGCCGGAAACTCCGCGTGAACCTCTCGTGAAAGTCGAAATTCCGACGTTTGAACCGCTGCCGGCCAACAGGCGTGAGACGCGTATACCGCTGGCGGGTATCAGGAAGGTGATATCCGACCACATGGTCAGGTCGGTGCAAACCTCTCCGCATGTGACAACTTTTGAGGATATCGACTTTACGGAACTGGTGAAACTGCGCGAAGAAATCAAGAATTCCTTCGTGAATACCTATGGCGCCAAAATCACTTATATGCCTTTTATCATCAAGGCAGCCGGCGCGGCGCTGCACGAGTTTCCAAAACTGAACGCCTCGATGACGGAAAAAGAAATAGTCTTCAAGAATTTTTATAACATCGGTGTCGCCGTGGCCCGTGACGAAGGTCTCATTGTTCCCGTAATTAAGGATGCCGACAAAAAGACGATAGTCGAGCTGGCGGTCGAGCTGGATTCGATTGGCAGGCGGGCGAGGAAGAACCAATTAACCCCCGATGATGTCAGCGGCGGTACTTTTTCGATAACCAATGCCGGTATGTTCGGCGCGGCGGCTTCGACACCAATAATCAACCAGCCGCAGGTGGCTATTCTGGGTGTTCACGCCATAATCAAGAAACCGTGGGTCGTCGACGGTGAGATTGTCATTCGCGATATCTCCAGCTTCGGCCTTTCATTCGATCACCGTCTTATTGACGGTCATGTTGCCGTGCAATTTCTGCATCGGGTGCACGAATATCTGGCGGATCCTCGCAAGCTGCTTTTGCAGCTTCGATAG